The DNA segment CCCACTCCCCCGACCACGTCTGGCAGCTCATCGGCGGCTTCGGCTCGCTGCCCGACTGGCTCCCCTACATCCCGCACAGCGAGCTCAGCGAGGGCGGCCGTGTCCGCAGCCTGAAGAACGAGGGGGGTGACGTCATCGTCGAGCGCCTCCAGGCCTTCGACCAGGACGCGCGCAGCTACTCGTACGCCATCCTGCGGGCGCCGTTCCCGGTGACGGGCTACCTCTCCACCCTGACCGTGCGCGAGCTGCCCGAGGCGGGCACCGCGCGGATCGAGTGGTCGGGCACCTTCACGCCGGTGGGCACCGGCGACGACGAGGCCGTGGCCCTGTTCCACGGCATCTACACGGACGGCCTGGCCGCGCTGGAGCGGGCCCTGCGGGAACAGGACCCGACCGCCGGCCGCTGATCCGTCCGGCGAGGTCCGAGGCCGGCCGGCCCGGGGTGGTGACCACCCGGGGCCGGCCGGCCTCCGCATATGCGGTGTCCCGGAGTCCGTCTTCCGGATCAGGCCGGCTGCGGCCCCGCTCACCGGCCGTACCCCGGTGCATGCTCCCCGTGTACACCCTTGCGCTCGCTTGCGCTCCGCGTCCCGTGGGCATCGCATCTCTGGACCGACCGTCGAGCGGGGGGTGGGGCGCGTGCACGGACCGGTGTCACCGGCCTGGCTGCTGGTCGCGCTGTGCGCGGCAACCGGGTCCTACTGTCTGCTGCGGATGCGCAGCGGGGTCGAGGAGCAGCGCCGTGCGGCCGGCGGTGAGGCCCTCATGGGGTTCGGCATGGCCGCGATGGCCGTACCCGCCTCGGTGTTCGCACCGCCGCACTGGACCTGGCCGCTGTACGCCGTCGTGTTCGGCGCCGCGGCCCTGCGCGCACTGTGGGCGGCCCGCCGCGACACCCACCATCTGCACCACCTGATAGGGACGTCCGCGATGGTCTACATGTCCCTCGTCATGGCCGCGTCGCCCACCGCCCACGTCCACACGCACGTCGGCGCCGGTGTCCCGCTGGTGACCGGCGTGCTGCTGCTCTACTTCACCGGCTACGTACTGCTGTCCGGCGCCCGCCTGGTGCCGACCGGCCCCGCCGCCGGCGGGGCCGGGTCGCGGCGCTGGGGCGACCGTCCGGAACTGGCACGGGCGTGCCGGGTGTCGATGGGGATCGGTACGGTGGCCATGCTGCTGACGATGTGACACGGCGCGGCGGCTGCCCGCACCCGACCTCGGTGTGCCGTACCCGCCGACCGCCGCCGTGGATGCGACACGCCGGGGTTGCCGCGTGCGGGACCCCGCGTGGACCAGGATCGCCGCATGCGCCACCAGC comes from the Streptomyces sp. NBC_00820 genome and includes:
- a CDS encoding SRPBCC family protein, encoding MASTTAYIDVPHSPDHVWQLIGGFGSLPDWLPYIPHSELSEGGRVRSLKNEGGDVIVERLQAFDQDARSYSYAILRAPFPVTGYLSTLTVRELPEAGTARIEWSGTFTPVGTGDDEAVALFHGIYTDGLAALERALREQDPTAGR
- a CDS encoding DUF5134 domain-containing protein — its product is MHGPVSPAWLLVALCAATGSYCLLRMRSGVEEQRRAAGGEALMGFGMAAMAVPASVFAPPHWTWPLYAVVFGAAALRALWAARRDTHHLHHLIGTSAMVYMSLVMAASPTAHVHTHVGAGVPLVTGVLLLYFTGYVLLSGARLVPTGPAAGGAGSRRWGDRPELARACRVSMGIGTVAMLLTM